The following are encoded in a window of Magnolia sinica isolate HGM2019 chromosome 11, MsV1, whole genome shotgun sequence genomic DNA:
- the LOC131218100 gene encoding uncharacterized protein LOC131218100: MEEIESPFTAKILQAWLPDRFRLPQITPFTGNTDPSKHMESFRIYMELHDASDEVMGQAFSLTLADAARLWFKQLKPRSISSFSELSQAFVANFIKGKKRLKAPAHLLHIIQKEGELLKDYIKRFYLKALQVWKHSNETTLNAIMSGLRDKSFLFLLDKNPSATLAEFLNISQKYANVEESRILWDAAQSKNPPAKE; encoded by the coding sequence ATGGAGGAAATCGAGTCTCCGTTCACCGCTAAGATTCTACAAGCATGGCTGCCGGATAGGTTTCGGCTACCTCAGATTACGCCCTTCACAGGGAATACCGACCCATCAAAGCACATGGAGTCCTTCCGGATTTATATGGAACTCCATGACGCTTCTGATGAGGTCATGGGTCAAGCATTCTCATTGACTCTGGCTGACGCTGCTCGACTATGGTTTAAACAGTTAAAGCCAAGGTCCATTAGCTCATTCTCGGAGCTCAGCCAAGCTTTCGTCGCGAACTTcatcaaaggaaagaaaagacTCAAAGCACCCGCTCATCTCCTTCATATAATCCAGAAAGAAGGCGAACTCCTAAAGGACTACATCAAGCGCTTCTACCTAAAAGCACTACAAGTTTGGAAACATTCAAACGAAACAACCCTAAACGCCATCATGAGCGGGCTGAGAGACAAGTCTTTCCTCTTCTTGCTGGATAAGAACCCTTCTGCTACTCTGGCCGAGTTTTTGAACATATCGCAGAAATATGCTAACGTTGAGGAATCCCGGATATTGTGGGACGCCGCCCAAAGCAAAAATCCTCCGGCCAAAGAGTAG